In Nostoc sp. GT001, a genomic segment contains:
- a CDS encoding DUF427 domain-containing protein yields the protein MPKAIWNGVVLAESDNTVVVEGNHYFPVDTINKQYFTESNTHTTCPWKGVASYYSIEVEGQTNKDAAWYYPSTKEKAKNIEGYVAFWKGVKVEA from the coding sequence ATGCCGAAAGCAATTTGGAATGGAGTTGTTTTAGCCGAGAGTGATAATACTGTAGTTGTCGAGGGAAACCATTATTTCCCTGTTGACACCATTAACAAGCAGTACTTTACTGAAAGTAACACCCACACTACTTGTCCTTGGAAAGGTGTTGCCAGTTACTACAGTATCGAAGTTGAGGGGCAAACCAATAAAGATGCTGCTTGGTATTATCCCAGTACCAAGGAGAAGGCTAAGAATATTGAAGGTTATGTGGC